The following coding sequences lie in one Kribbella sp. NBC_00709 genomic window:
- the serC gene encoding phosphoserine transaminase, translated as MTSDIQIPAELKPADGRFGSGPSKVRPEAIAALATEGAKLLGTSHRQAPVKNLVKRVQDGVAELFQLPEGYQVVLGNGGSTAFWDIATFGLIREKSQHLSFGEFSSKFAKAAQLAPHLGDPTIVKSDPGTRPVAVAEAGVDLYAWPHNETSTGVMAPVKRVEGADEGALVAIDATSGAAGLPVDINEADVYYFAPQKGFASDGGLWIALMSPAALARVEEIAATGRWIPAFLDLATAVDNSSKNQTYNTPSLATLFLMAEQTDWINNQGGLDWSVARTTDSSNRLYTWAEKSEYATPYVADADARSLVVGTIDLDDAIDAAAVAKVLRANGIVDTEPYRKLGRNQLRVAMFPAVDPDDVEKLTQAIDYVVENLK; from the coding sequence GTGACCAGCGACATTCAGATTCCTGCTGAGCTCAAGCCTGCTGACGGCCGCTTCGGTTCGGGGCCGTCGAAGGTCCGTCCGGAAGCGATCGCCGCGCTGGCGACCGAGGGCGCGAAGCTGCTCGGTACCTCCCACCGCCAGGCCCCGGTGAAGAACCTGGTGAAGCGTGTCCAGGACGGCGTGGCCGAGCTCTTCCAGCTGCCCGAGGGCTACCAGGTCGTGCTCGGCAACGGTGGGTCCACGGCTTTCTGGGACATCGCGACGTTCGGGCTGATCCGGGAGAAGAGCCAGCACCTGAGCTTCGGTGAGTTCTCCTCGAAGTTCGCGAAGGCCGCTCAGCTCGCCCCGCACCTCGGCGACCCGACGATCGTGAAGTCCGACCCCGGCACCCGTCCGGTCGCGGTGGCCGAGGCCGGCGTCGACCTGTACGCGTGGCCGCACAACGAGACCTCCACCGGTGTGATGGCGCCGGTCAAGCGCGTCGAAGGCGCCGACGAGGGTGCGCTGGTCGCGATCGACGCCACCTCGGGTGCGGCCGGTCTGCCGGTCGACATCAACGAGGCCGACGTGTACTACTTCGCCCCGCAGAAGGGCTTCGCGTCCGACGGCGGCCTATGGATCGCCCTGATGAGCCCGGCGGCGCTCGCCCGGGTCGAGGAGATCGCCGCGACCGGCCGCTGGATCCCGGCGTTCCTGGACCTGGCGACCGCGGTCGACAACTCCAGCAAGAACCAGACGTACAACACGCCGTCGCTGGCCACGCTGTTCCTGATGGCGGAGCAGACCGACTGGATCAACAACCAGGGCGGTCTGGACTGGAGCGTCGCGCGTACGACGGACTCCAGCAACCGGCTGTACACGTGGGCCGAGAAGTCGGAGTACGCCACGCCGTACGTCGCCGACGCCGACGCCCGCTCGCTCGTTGTCGGCACCATCGACCTCGACGACGCGATCGACGCCGCCGCGGTCGCGAAAGTGCTGCGCGCCAACGGCATCGTCGACACCGAGCCGTACCGCAAGCTCGGTCGCAACCAGCTGCGGGTCGCCATGTTCCCGGCGGTCGACCCCGATGACGTCGAGAAGCTCACCCAGGCCATCGACTACGTGGTCGAGAACCTCAAGTAA
- a CDS encoding phytanoyl-CoA dioxygenase family protein — translation MSVSSNIDVVLREEFERTGCTLVRGLFAADEVDRLRDHYMKVRQRGPRSHDFAGHDSADRDPLKRYPRMAQMHRWDDASLQWMIDPRIDQVMTTLLGRSPYAVQTMVYFKPPGSRGQALHQDNFYLKADPGTCVAAWMALDRVDEANGCLEVVPGSHRWPILCTEKADTTVSFTDVTVPLPSTGSAVPVEMEPGDVLFFHGALVHGSNPNVTTDRFRRALIGHYIEGEAERVARYYHPALRMDGTELTLEVAEGGGACGEWTETPDGPVAVLTGTQTITRKHE, via the coding sequence ATGAGCGTTTCATCCAACATCGACGTCGTACTCCGGGAAGAGTTCGAGCGGACCGGGTGCACGTTGGTCCGCGGGCTGTTCGCCGCGGACGAGGTCGACCGGCTGCGGGACCACTACATGAAGGTCCGGCAGCGTGGACCGCGGTCGCACGACTTCGCGGGGCACGACTCGGCCGACCGGGACCCGTTGAAGCGGTACCCGCGGATGGCGCAGATGCACCGCTGGGACGACGCGTCGCTGCAGTGGATGATCGACCCGCGCATCGACCAGGTGATGACGACGCTGCTCGGCAGGTCGCCGTACGCCGTGCAGACGATGGTCTACTTCAAGCCGCCGGGTTCCCGCGGGCAGGCGCTGCACCAGGACAACTTCTATCTGAAGGCCGATCCGGGGACATGCGTCGCGGCGTGGATGGCGCTGGACCGGGTCGACGAGGCGAACGGATGCCTCGAGGTCGTGCCCGGTTCGCACCGCTGGCCGATCCTGTGCACGGAGAAGGCCGACACCACGGTCAGCTTCACCGACGTCACGGTGCCGCTGCCGTCGACCGGGTCCGCCGTACCTGTGGAGATGGAGCCGGGTGACGTGCTGTTCTTCCATGGCGCACTGGTCCACGGCAGCAACCCGAACGTCACCACGGACCGCTTCCGGCGGGCGCTGATCGGCCACTACATCGAGGGCGAGGCGGAGCGGGTGGCGCGGTACTACCACCCGGCCCTCCGGATGGACGGCACCGAACTCACGCTCGAGGTCGCCGAAGGCGGCGGCGCCTGCGGCGAGTGGACCGAGACGCCGGACGGCCCGGTCGCAGTCCTGACCGGCACCCAAACCATCACCCGCAAACACGAGTAG
- a CDS encoding AraC family transcriptional regulator, with translation MHRLELERMSAPTFWRCEPSWSWTSPVLKDHLLWCVMDGRGELELDGERQELHPGVCAVFQPGDAPRATHDPHRRLLVFGMHFQTSGAAPDPRWGEVMDRELLGVLARTSDASYRRQDALGRRQAELCLEQLIALIWDAVHTPGRRVTDAAVDEIARQLRQDPGRDWTVAEMASRASLSRAQFTRRFVAQFGMSPAQYLIQARIDRAHQLLTESGMTVTETAAALGYTDVPYFSRQYKQRTGRTPSQDR, from the coding sequence TTGCATCGACTGGAGCTCGAGCGGATGTCCGCGCCGACCTTCTGGCGGTGTGAGCCGAGCTGGTCCTGGACCTCGCCCGTGCTCAAGGACCACCTGCTCTGGTGCGTGATGGACGGTCGCGGCGAGCTGGAGCTCGACGGTGAGCGGCAGGAGCTGCACCCAGGAGTCTGCGCCGTCTTCCAGCCCGGAGATGCTCCGCGCGCCACCCACGACCCGCACCGCCGGCTCCTGGTCTTCGGCATGCACTTCCAGACCAGCGGTGCGGCACCGGATCCACGCTGGGGCGAGGTGATGGACCGCGAGTTGCTCGGCGTCCTGGCCCGGACGAGCGACGCGTCGTACAGGAGGCAGGACGCGCTCGGCCGGCGCCAGGCGGAACTGTGCCTCGAGCAACTGATCGCACTGATCTGGGATGCGGTCCACACCCCTGGCCGGCGGGTGACCGACGCCGCGGTCGACGAGATCGCCCGGCAACTCCGTCAGGACCCCGGCCGCGACTGGACGGTGGCGGAGATGGCCTCCAGAGCTTCCCTGAGCCGAGCCCAGTTCACCCGTCGCTTCGTTGCACAGTTCGGGATGTCACCGGCGCAGTACCTCATCCAGGCCCGGATCGACCGCGCGCACCAACTGCTCACCGAGAGCGGCATGACTGTCACCGAGACAGCCGCCGCCCTCGGCTACACCGACGTTCCGTACTTCAGCCGCCAGTACAAGCAACGCACCGGCCGCACACCGAGCCAGGACCGCTGA
- a CDS encoding citrate synthase 2, whose amino-acid sequence MSDPRTEVQHGLEGVVAFDTQIAEPDKEGSALRYRGVDIEDLVGRVPFENVWGLLVDGSFTPGLPPAEPFPLPVHTGDVRVDVQSALAMLAPAWGLRPLYDIDDVQAREDLSRAAVMALSYVAQAARGVGHPMVPQREVDKANTITERFMIRWRGEPDPKHVQAVDAYWTSAAEHGMNASTFTARVIASTGADVAAALSGAVGAMSGPLHGGAPARVLTMIEGVERSGDARSYVKGLLDAGERLMGFGHRVYRAEDPRARVLRRTARELAAPRYEVAEALEQAALAELRERRPDRVLETNVEFWAAIVLDFAEVPPPMFTSMFTCARTAGWSAHVLEQKRTGRLIRPSAIYSGPASRPADAIEGWNPDWA is encoded by the coding sequence ATGTCTGATCCGAGGACCGAGGTGCAGCACGGGCTGGAAGGCGTGGTCGCATTCGACACGCAGATCGCCGAGCCGGACAAGGAAGGTTCGGCGCTCCGCTACCGCGGCGTGGACATCGAGGACCTGGTCGGCCGAGTGCCGTTCGAGAACGTCTGGGGCCTGCTGGTCGACGGCTCCTTCACCCCGGGCCTGCCGCCGGCCGAGCCGTTCCCGCTGCCCGTGCACACCGGCGACGTCCGGGTCGACGTACAGTCCGCGCTCGCGATGCTCGCACCCGCCTGGGGTCTGCGGCCGCTCTACGACATCGACGACGTGCAGGCGCGTGAGGACCTGTCCCGGGCGGCCGTGATGGCGCTGTCGTACGTCGCGCAGGCGGCCCGCGGCGTCGGCCACCCGATGGTGCCGCAACGCGAGGTGGACAAGGCGAACACGATCACCGAGCGGTTCATGATCCGGTGGCGCGGCGAGCCGGATCCCAAGCACGTACAGGCAGTTGACGCGTACTGGACGTCCGCGGCCGAGCACGGCATGAACGCGTCGACGTTCACCGCGCGGGTGATCGCGTCGACCGGTGCGGATGTCGCCGCGGCCCTGTCCGGTGCGGTCGGCGCCATGTCCGGTCCGCTGCACGGTGGCGCGCCGGCGCGGGTGCTGACGATGATCGAGGGCGTGGAGCGGTCCGGCGACGCTCGCTCGTACGTGAAGGGCTTGCTGGACGCAGGCGAGCGGCTGATGGGCTTCGGCCACCGGGTGTACCGAGCAGAGGACCCGCGGGCGCGCGTCCTCCGTCGTACGGCGCGTGAGCTGGCCGCACCGCGGTACGAGGTGGCAGAGGCGCTGGAGCAGGCCGCGCTGGCCGAGCTGCGCGAGCGGCGGCCGGACCGGGTGCTGGAGACCAACGTGGAGTTCTGGGCGGCGATCGTCCTCGACTTCGCGGAGGTGCCGCCTCCGATGTTCACGTCGATGTTCACGTGTGCGCGGACGGCCGGCTGGAGTGCGCACGTACTGGAGCAGAAGCGGACCGGACGGCTGATCCGGCCATCGGCGATCTACTCCGGGCCTGCGTCCCGCCCCGCCGACGCCATCGAGGGCTGGAACCCGGACTGGGCGTAG